One segment of Actinomyces sp. 432 DNA contains the following:
- a CDS encoding peptidoglycan D,D-transpeptidase FtsI family protein, with product MNRQIRQVTVLVLVMMLALAASLTSVQGLSRPALWESSSRQGTLTTDARNSRMVYAQFGTDRGQMLAGDTVIADSQASDDAYTYQRTYPGGELYAPVTGYFSTSFSSMTGLELAANPVLNGEDPSLFSSRIKSLITGETQQGGAIKLTIDPQVQQAAWDALGGRRGSVVAIDPSTGAILAMVSSPSYDPNLLASHDADTAQSAWDTLAADPAKPLSNRAIAGDLYAPGSTFKILTMAAALRTGTAGASTEVEAPDTLTLPGTNHALSNYAGESCGNGKVTLTYAFAESCNTPFAQLAMDVGDEELATEAANWGFGENLEIPLTVTPSIYPANDSQAQTAMAGIGQASVRTTPLMMASVAATIANGGKQMTPYLISQALDSDLSVVSTTSPSVARTPIDSSTAQTLSEMMQQVVTDGTGTTAQVAGVTVAGKTGTAETGSAEGGPVTWFVGFAGTDISKPTIALAVVLDGGEQTATTGTGGSVAGPIAASVIDAAVDQ from the coding sequence ATGAACCGGCAGATACGACAAGTCACTGTCCTAGTGCTAGTCATGATGCTTGCGCTGGCGGCTTCACTGACCAGCGTCCAGGGCCTGAGCCGCCCAGCACTGTGGGAGTCATCCTCCCGGCAGGGCACCCTGACGACGGACGCGCGCAACTCGCGCATGGTCTACGCCCAGTTCGGCACCGACCGCGGGCAGATGCTGGCGGGCGACACCGTGATTGCCGACTCTCAGGCCTCCGACGACGCTTACACCTACCAGCGCACCTATCCGGGCGGGGAGCTGTACGCCCCGGTCACCGGCTACTTCTCCACCTCCTTCTCCTCCATGACCGGCCTGGAGCTGGCTGCCAACCCCGTGCTCAACGGGGAGGACCCCTCCCTGTTCTCCAGCCGCATCAAGTCCCTGATCACCGGCGAGACCCAGCAGGGCGGTGCCATCAAGCTGACCATCGACCCGCAGGTGCAGCAGGCCGCCTGGGACGCCCTGGGTGGCCGCCGGGGCAGCGTCGTCGCCATCGACCCTTCCACCGGTGCGATCCTGGCAATGGTCTCCTCACCCTCCTACGACCCCAACCTGCTGGCCTCCCACGACGCCGACACCGCCCAGTCCGCCTGGGATACCCTGGCCGCTGACCCCGCCAAGCCGCTGAGCAACCGGGCCATCGCCGGTGACCTGTACGCACCCGGCTCGACCTTCAAGATCCTGACCATGGCCGCCGCCCTGCGTACCGGAACGGCCGGTGCCTCCACCGAGGTGGAGGCACCGGACACCCTGACCCTGCCGGGCACAAACCACGCCCTGTCCAATTACGCCGGTGAGTCCTGCGGGAACGGCAAGGTCACACTCACCTACGCCTTCGCCGAGTCCTGCAACACTCCCTTCGCCCAGCTGGCCATGGACGTGGGCGACGAGGAGCTGGCCACCGAGGCCGCCAACTGGGGCTTCGGGGAGAACCTGGAGATACCTCTCACGGTCACCCCGTCCATCTATCCGGCCAACGACTCGCAGGCACAGACCGCCATGGCCGGCATTGGGCAGGCGTCGGTGCGGACCACCCCGCTGATGATGGCCTCGGTGGCGGCAACCATCGCCAACGGCGGTAAGCAGATGACCCCGTACCTGATCTCGCAGGCACTGGACTCGGACCTGTCAGTCGTCTCCACCACCTCGCCGTCCGTCGCACGCACGCCGATCGACTCCAGCACGGCGCAGACCCTGTCGGAGATGATGCAGCAGGTGGTTACCGACGGCACCGGCACCACGGCGCAGGTGGCCGGGGTGACCGTGGCCGGCAAGACCGGCACCGCCGAGACGGGCTCGGCCGAGGGCGGTCCGGTCACCTGGTTCGTCGGCTTCGCCGGCACCGATATCTCCAAGCCCACGATCGCCCTCGCCGTCGTCCTGGACGGCGGCGAGCAGACTGCCACCACCGGTACCGGCGGCTCAGTTGCGGGACCGATAGCCGCCTCCGTCATTGATGCGGCGGTGGATCAGTGA
- a CDS encoding PP2C family protein-serine/threonine phosphatase, with amino-acid sequence MTISLRYAARSDVGLVRASNQDSGYAGPHLMLLCDGMGGPAGGDIASAVAVEHLVPLDADSHQAGELLDLLRDAVQEAHSDLISLSSDNPDLAGLGTTCIAVMRSGNKLAMVHVGDSRAYLLRDSELTQVTTDHTFVEYLVETGRLTRDQARRHPQRSVLLRVLGDAEGEVQLDESIREAVPGDRWLLCSDGLSGPVSAETIGEVLATVEDPGQVGDQLIDLALRAGGPDNVTVVVFDVVDDDPQPQTDTQIVGSAANRRARLHQAATGNNSHSSPEPAEPVEATTPAAKAAALVAGLDSTPPPTDTAEEEAVAAQARTELARRRVRRLRSAIASLILLLALLGSGALGYQWTQSQYYVTTLNGQIAIYQGIPQSVGPFSLSHVVQTYSRPGVDELNEQILAKLERTVQQPSLDAARQYVRTTVMDNLVDVPEEQPTPEPTPTRSPTPAPTNSPAQTQRPTPSASATRTASSSSTRALGSTQPVRSPQASQRQPGQPDPGAIPAEGPAGGPAEGSAA; translated from the coding sequence ATGACCATCTCCCTGCGCTACGCCGCCAGGAGTGACGTCGGGCTGGTGCGCGCCTCCAACCAGGACTCGGGCTATGCCGGCCCGCACCTGATGCTGCTGTGCGACGGCATGGGCGGACCCGCCGGCGGAGATATCGCCTCCGCAGTAGCGGTTGAGCACCTGGTGCCCCTGGACGCCGACTCCCACCAGGCCGGGGAGCTCCTCGACCTGCTGCGCGACGCCGTGCAGGAGGCACACAGCGACCTCATCTCCCTGTCCAGCGACAACCCCGACCTGGCCGGCCTGGGGACCACCTGCATCGCCGTAATGCGCTCCGGCAACAAGCTCGCCATGGTGCATGTGGGCGACTCGCGCGCCTACCTGCTGCGCGACAGCGAGCTCACCCAGGTCACCACCGACCACACCTTCGTGGAGTACCTGGTGGAGACCGGCAGGCTCACGCGCGACCAGGCGCGTCGGCACCCCCAGCGCTCAGTGCTGCTGCGCGTACTGGGCGACGCCGAGGGTGAGGTCCAGCTGGACGAGTCCATCCGCGAGGCAGTGCCCGGCGACCGCTGGCTGCTGTGCTCCGACGGCCTGAGTGGTCCCGTCTCCGCCGAGACGATCGGGGAAGTGCTGGCCACCGTGGAGGATCCCGGCCAGGTCGGCGACCAGCTCATCGACCTTGCCCTGCGGGCCGGCGGACCGGACAACGTCACCGTGGTGGTGTTCGACGTCGTCGACGACGACCCCCAGCCGCAAACCGATACCCAGATCGTGGGCTCCGCGGCCAACCGGCGCGCCCGCCTGCACCAGGCCGCCACCGGCAACAATTCGCATTCCTCCCCGGAGCCGGCCGAGCCCGTAGAGGCCACCACGCCGGCCGCCAAGGCCGCCGCCCTGGTGGCCGGCCTGGACTCCACACCCCCGCCCACCGACACCGCCGAGGAGGAGGCCGTCGCCGCCCAGGCCCGCACCGAGCTCGCCCGGCGCCGCGTACGCCGGCTGCGTTCCGCGATCGCCTCCCTGATCCTGCTCCTGGCCCTCCTAGGATCCGGGGCACTGGGGTACCAGTGGACCCAGTCCCAGTACTACGTGACCACCCTGAACGGCCAGATCGCCATCTACCAGGGCATACCCCAGTCGGTCGGACCGTTCTCGCTCAGCCACGTGGTGCAGACCTACAGCCGGCCCGGCGTGGATGAGCTCAACGAGCAGATCCTGGCCAAGCTCGAGCGAACGGTGCAGCAGCCCTCCCTGGATGCGGCCCGCCAGTACGTGCGCACCACGGTGATGGACAACCTGGTGGACGTTCCAGAGGAACAGCCCACACCGGAGCCGACGCCGACCCGCTCTCCCACTCCCGCACCGACTAACTCCCCGGCGCAGACCCAGCGACCCACGCCGTCCGCGAGCGCGACGCGCACGGCGTCCTCCTCCTCAACCCGCGCCCTGGGGAGCACCCAGCCGGTGCGGTCACCCCAGGCGTCCCAACGGCAGCCGGGGCAGCCGGATCCTGGCGCGATACCCGCTGAAGGACCTGCCGGGGGCCCTGCTGAGGGATCTGCTGCATGA
- a CDS encoding FHA domain-containing protein FhaB/FipA, producing the protein MSELAFTIARLGFLVLLWVFVFLVVRALRRDVADVSTAPARRRSTRESSPAGRNRGPTRLVITEGPLAGSMVPLTPTSITIGRDQNCTLVLNDSYASSRHARVFPKDGAWWLEDLSSTNGTTLAGRPVYGAVELPVGVPVRIGQTTLELRP; encoded by the coding sequence GTGAGTGAGCTCGCATTCACCATCGCCCGACTGGGTTTCCTAGTCCTGCTGTGGGTTTTCGTCTTCCTCGTGGTACGCGCGCTGCGCCGCGACGTCGCCGACGTCTCCACAGCCCCGGCCCGGCGCCGCTCCACCCGTGAGTCATCCCCAGCCGGCCGGAACCGCGGACCCACCCGCCTGGTAATCACCGAGGGCCCCCTGGCAGGTTCCATGGTGCCGTTGACGCCCACTTCCATCACCATCGGCCGCGACCAGAACTGCACACTCGTGCTCAACGACTCCTACGCCTCTTCCCGGCACGCCCGCGTATTCCCCAAGGATGGCGCCTGGTGGCTGGAGGACCTGTCCTCCACGAACGGCACCACGCTGGCGGGGCGCCCCGTGTACGGTGCCGTTGAACTGCCTGTAGGAGTGCCGGTGCGAATCGGCCAGACCACCTTGGAGCTGCGGCCATGA
- a CDS encoding FhaA domain-containing protein: MGFLDKFEKGVGNVANRAMSRFSDDVEPIEIASKLRETMDKRAASFARDRSVVPNVFRIHLAPSDVEHLGTWGMDEVVRQMEEVTTTHAGEQGYSFVGPVDVSFLADERLTPPMIEIESSTRRGAAAPAAAATASPTHPILDIDGQRYLLTGPVTVIGRGSEADIIVDDSGVSRRHLEIRLTQGHAIATDLGSTNGTFVEGHRVDAATLLDGNTLTIGRTRIMFWDGTQGTGTNG; this comes from the coding sequence ATGGGTTTCCTGGACAAGTTCGAGAAGGGCGTCGGCAACGTCGCCAATCGGGCCATGTCCCGGTTCTCCGACGACGTTGAACCCATAGAGATCGCCTCTAAGCTGCGGGAGACAATGGACAAGCGCGCCGCCTCCTTCGCCCGCGACCGCTCCGTGGTGCCCAACGTGTTCCGCATCCACCTGGCCCCCAGCGACGTTGAGCACCTGGGCACCTGGGGCATGGATGAAGTGGTCCGGCAGATGGAGGAAGTGACCACCACCCACGCCGGCGAGCAGGGCTACTCATTCGTCGGCCCGGTCGACGTCTCCTTCCTGGCGGACGAGCGCCTCACACCCCCCATGATCGAGATCGAGTCCTCCACCCGCCGCGGAGCCGCCGCCCCCGCTGCCGCCGCCACCGCCTCCCCAACCCACCCCATCCTGGACATCGACGGGCAGCGCTACCTGCTTACCGGTCCCGTCACCGTGATCGGCCGCGGCAGCGAGGCTGACATCATCGTGGACGACTCCGGCGTCTCCCGCCGCCACCTGGAGATCCGGCTGACCCAGGGCCACGCCATTGCCACGGATCTCGGCTCCACCAACGGCACCTTCGTCGAGGGCCACCGGGTCGACGCCGCCACCCTCCTGGACGGCAACACACTCACAATCGGACGCACCCGGATCATGTTCTGGGACGGCACGCAGGGCACAGGGACCAACGGGTGA
- a CDS encoding VanZ family protein yields MTIPDKPRVPPADAEQAGTARSATRTGSAARALAALYFGVVLVAVLWPSGDDIAAFKDGLGPWFLTLRGKDILLNLIMLAPLTLLATLGWPRVPWWAWALAGCAVGLGAELAQWVAPGLDRRPSFANILQNGVGAWVGAALAGMLLHRRRPERRQHPGRSHRA; encoded by the coding sequence GTGACCATCCCTGACAAGCCCCGGGTTCCACCCGCCGACGCCGAACAGGCCGGCACTGCCCGCTCGGCTACTCGCACCGGCAGCGCCGCCCGCGCCCTGGCCGCGCTTTACTTCGGCGTCGTTCTGGTGGCCGTGCTGTGGCCATCGGGGGATGACATCGCCGCGTTCAAGGACGGACTGGGACCATGGTTCCTGACACTGCGCGGCAAGGACATCTTGCTGAACTTGATCATGCTCGCACCCCTGACCCTCCTGGCCACGCTTGGCTGGCCGCGAGTGCCCTGGTGGGCCTGGGCGCTGGCAGGCTGTGCCGTGGGCCTGGGGGCAGAGCTCGCGCAGTGGGTGGCTCCGGGTCTGGACCGCCGCCCCTCATTTGCCAACATTCTTCAAAACGGCGTCGGCGCCTGGGTGGGGGCCGCACTGGCCGGAATGCTGCTGCACCGGCGCCGGCCGGAGCGCCGGCAGCACCCGGGACGATCCCACAGAGCATGA
- a CDS encoding phosphoribosyltransferase has protein sequence MTDATKPPTTFDDGATTAPDREELTWELFGRAERELSAQIVASGWVPDLIIAIARGGLIPAGAIGYAIGVKAMGTVNVEFYTGVGQTLAEPVVLPPLMDASDLPGKKVLVVDDVADSGKTLKMVMELLQHQGLDLGGETMAVDARSAVIYRKPHSLVEPDYCWRVTDKWINFPWSVLPVITASSLERNTANQCAADHIGG, from the coding sequence GTGACCGACGCGACTAAGCCCCCGACCACCTTCGACGACGGCGCCACCACCGCCCCCGACCGCGAGGAACTGACCTGGGAGCTGTTCGGCCGCGCCGAACGCGAGCTGTCCGCACAGATCGTGGCCTCCGGCTGGGTGCCGGACCTGATCATCGCCATCGCCCGCGGCGGCCTGATCCCCGCCGGCGCCATCGGCTACGCGATCGGCGTCAAGGCGATGGGCACAGTCAACGTCGAGTTCTACACCGGGGTCGGCCAGACCCTGGCCGAGCCGGTGGTCCTCCCGCCGCTCATGGACGCCTCCGACCTTCCGGGCAAGAAGGTGCTGGTGGTCGACGACGTCGCCGACTCCGGCAAGACCCTGAAGATGGTGATGGAGCTGCTGCAGCACCAGGGCCTGGACCTGGGCGGTGAGACCATGGCCGTGGATGCACGCAGCGCGGTGATCTACCGCAAGCCGCACAGCCTCGTCGAGCCCGACTACTGCTGGCGGGTGACCGACAAGTGGATCAACTTCCCCTGGTCGGTGCTGCCTGTCATTACCGCCTCCTCCCTGGAGCGGAATACCGCCAACCAGTGCGCTGCCGACCACATCGGAGGCTGA
- a CDS encoding YbdD/YjiX family protein: MTGATTEVSEVVGAPVPAASRSLAAARWAGRIRACLSRARGLWRDFTGESAYDRYVERHRREHPDHAPLTARQWWRARSEFDERNVSTGCC; this comes from the coding sequence TTGACCGGGGCGACCACAGAGGTGAGCGAGGTAGTCGGAGCGCCGGTGCCCGCCGCGTCGCGGAGTTTGGCTGCGGCGCGGTGGGCGGGCCGGATTCGCGCCTGCCTGTCCCGGGCGCGCGGGTTGTGGCGCGACTTCACCGGCGAGTCGGCGTACGACCGCTACGTCGAGCGGCACCGGCGCGAGCACCCCGACCATGCCCCGCTGACGGCGCGCCAGTGGTGGCGGGCCCGTTCCGAGTTCGACGAGCGCAATGTGAGCACCGGCTGCTGCTGA
- a CDS encoding aspartate:alanine exchanger family transporter encodes MPDFLASVVDVLASAPILTVFLVIGVGTAVGQIPFGPIRFGAAGALFVGLAVGALDPSLGENLTLLRSLGLGLFCYTVGIGAGSTFFRNLRRQLPLMALCVAALVLAGGAGAVYAHLTGISPAMDAGAYAGALTSPVLDSAIEAAGSQEPAVGYALAYPVGVAVAILIVALVIGRDWPGRRDPRPASADGLAATSVFLLRRVALSDLEPFQRNRIRISYLERDGATRVVSPDEELLPGDKVVIVGAPAALEDAIHELGTGYDRCLAKDRTVVDYRRLTVSSTRVAGRTIGELDMHGRFQGVITRVRRGDLDLLANDDLVLELGDRVLAVVPSGDLERAADYFGDSEKSIAQIDAFSVGVGMALGALVGLAAIPLPGGITLRLGVAAGPLVVGMVLGRLGRTGPFIWQLPHAANATIRQLGLLFFLAAIGLASGPDFAASAFSVTGLAVGGLAALIVVVSAVVLLAGARRVGLSAPRAAGALAGLVGQPAILAFALSKRDDERVEAGYATLFALAIIVKIVMVQVLVAV; translated from the coding sequence GTGCCAGACTTCCTCGCCTCCGTCGTCGACGTGCTCGCCTCCGCGCCGATCCTGACCGTCTTCCTGGTGATCGGCGTGGGTACGGCCGTCGGACAGATCCCCTTCGGGCCGATCCGCTTCGGAGCCGCCGGGGCGCTGTTCGTCGGCCTGGCCGTCGGCGCCCTGGACCCGAGCCTGGGGGAGAACCTCACCCTGCTGCGCAGCCTCGGCCTGGGGCTGTTCTGCTACACCGTCGGCATCGGCGCCGGCAGTACGTTCTTCCGCAATCTGCGCCGGCAGCTGCCGCTTATGGCACTGTGCGTGGCGGCGCTCGTGCTCGCCGGAGGCGCCGGGGCGGTGTACGCCCACCTGACCGGCATCAGCCCGGCCATGGACGCCGGCGCCTACGCGGGCGCCCTGACCAGTCCCGTCCTGGACTCCGCGATCGAGGCCGCCGGCAGCCAGGAGCCCGCCGTCGGCTACGCCCTGGCCTACCCGGTGGGCGTGGCCGTCGCCATCCTCATCGTCGCCCTGGTCATTGGCCGCGACTGGCCGGGCCGGCGCGATCCCCGGCCCGCCTCCGCCGATGGACTGGCCGCCACCAGCGTGTTCCTGCTGCGCCGTGTAGCGCTGAGCGATCTGGAGCCCTTCCAGCGCAACCGCATCCGCATCTCCTACCTGGAGCGCGATGGCGCCACGCGGGTGGTCTCCCCCGACGAGGAGCTGCTGCCGGGCGACAAGGTGGTGATCGTCGGTGCCCCGGCGGCCCTCGAGGACGCCATTCATGAGCTCGGCACCGGGTATGACCGCTGCCTGGCCAAGGACCGCACCGTCGTCGACTACCGGCGCCTGACCGTCTCCTCCACCCGCGTGGCCGGGCGCACGATCGGCGAGCTGGACATGCACGGACGCTTCCAGGGCGTCATCACGCGGGTGCGGCGCGGCGACCTGGACCTGCTCGCAAATGACGACCTGGTGCTCGAGCTCGGGGACCGGGTGCTGGCCGTGGTTCCTTCCGGAGACCTGGAGCGGGCCGCCGACTACTTCGGCGACTCGGAGAAGTCCATCGCCCAGATCGATGCCTTCTCCGTAGGGGTCGGCATGGCACTGGGCGCATTGGTCGGGCTCGCTGCGATCCCGCTGCCCGGCGGCATAACGCTGCGGCTGGGGGTGGCGGCGGGGCCGCTCGTGGTCGGTATGGTGCTGGGGCGGCTGGGTCGCACCGGCCCCTTCATCTGGCAGCTGCCGCACGCCGCCAACGCCACCATCCGCCAGCTTGGGCTGCTGTTCTTCCTGGCCGCCATTGGGCTGGCCTCCGGGCCGGACTTCGCCGCCTCCGCATTTTCTGTGACGGGGCTGGCAGTGGGAGGGCTGGCCGCGCTCATCGTGGTGGTCAGCGCGGTGGTGTTGCTGGCCGGTGCCCGCCGGGTGGGGCTGAGCGCGCCGCGCGCCGCCGGCGCCCTGGCGGGGCTAGTGGGCCAGCCCGCAATCCTCGCCTTCGCCCTGTCCAAGCGGGATGACGAACGGGTGGAGGCAGGCTATGCGACCCTGTTCGCGCTGGCGATCATCGTCAAGATCGTCATGGTGCAGGTGCTGGTGGCGGTGTAG
- the mtnN gene encoding 5'-methylthioadenosine/S-adenosylhomocysteine nucleosidase, which translates to MSAIPSHVPQADRRRVAAVVVVAMPEEAHPFLDRLPRLVDATAPHLPGGAEAWPLDLGGGRELLLVRSGIGLVASASALATVLTQVNTELIISAGTTGGLGREVEVGDVCVSANLAYTDVDATAFGYAPGQTPGQPATFTGDPGLVARTGAAATALRAATPSAGAAHIHVGQMLAGGSFVTAANVGTTRERFPQAISNDMESTALAQVAHAAAIPFASIRGVSDLCGPQAGQDFHIGADEAAARSAAVVLAALG; encoded by the coding sequence ATGAGCGCGATTCCAAGTCATGTGCCGCAGGCGGACCGCCGCCGGGTGGCCGCCGTGGTCGTGGTGGCGATGCCGGAGGAGGCACACCCCTTCCTGGATCGTCTGCCGCGGCTAGTAGACGCGACCGCCCCGCATCTTCCGGGCGGTGCCGAGGCCTGGCCGCTGGACCTGGGCGGGGGCCGGGAACTGCTCCTGGTGCGCTCGGGCATCGGGCTGGTGGCGTCCGCGAGCGCACTGGCAACGGTGCTGACGCAGGTGAACACGGAACTCATCATCTCCGCGGGTACCACCGGCGGCCTGGGCCGAGAGGTTGAGGTCGGTGACGTGTGCGTGTCCGCCAACCTGGCCTACACCGACGTTGACGCCACCGCCTTCGGCTATGCACCGGGCCAGACCCCGGGGCAACCCGCCACCTTCACCGGTGATCCGGGTCTGGTGGCACGCACCGGAGCGGCCGCAACTGCCCTGCGCGCCGCGACGCCCAGCGCGGGCGCCGCCCATATCCACGTGGGCCAGATGCTGGCCGGCGGCTCCTTTGTCACCGCCGCTAACGTGGGCACCACCCGCGAGCGCTTCCCGCAGGCGATCAGCAACGACATGGAATCGACGGCCCTGGCACAGGTGGCACACGCCGCGGCCATCCCCTTCGCCTCGATCCGCGGGGTCTCGGACCTGTGCGGCCCGCAGGCCGGCCAGGACTTCCACATCGGCGCCGACGAGGCGGCTGCCCGCTCGGCCGCCGTGGTGCTGGCGGCGCTGGGCTGA
- a CDS encoding DUF559 domain-containing protein, whose translation MLIAFMRCVEPLDALIALDAALRGGMIAKEMHARLRGNRNGQLRQLLNRANPKARSPLETIARYELEEAGATPEAGAELPIGELDLLLGRLDIETDGHEFHSQRADWEHDRHRDQWLIAHGYTPLRLTARQVLAHQTVELVRPVAQRLGWWPDCASRP comes from the coding sequence ATGCTCATTGCCTTCATGCGGTGCGTGGAGCCACTGGATGCACTCATCGCACTAGACGCGGCATTGCGCGGGGGCATGATCGCCAAGGAGATGCACGCCAGGCTGCGTGGCAACCGTAATGGCCAACTTCGACAGCTGCTGAACCGGGCCAATCCCAAGGCACGCTCGCCGCTGGAGACCATTGCGCGCTACGAACTTGAGGAAGCCGGCGCCACACCCGAGGCCGGCGCTGAGCTGCCCATCGGGGAGCTGGACCTGCTGCTGGGGCGGTTAGACATTGAAACCGACGGACACGAGTTCCACAGCCAGCGGGCGGACTGGGAGCATGACCGCCATCGCGACCAGTGGCTCATCGCGCACGGCTACACACCACTACGACTGACCGCCCGCCAGGTACTCGCCCATCAGACCGTCGAACTGGTGCGGCCCGTAGCACAGCGCCTGGGCTGGTGGCCCGACTGTGCCAGCAGACCGTAG
- a CDS encoding S-ribosylhomocysteine lyase encodes MDKHRMNVESFNLDHTKVAAPFVRIADRKRLPGGDELVKYDVRFCQPNREHLEMRAVHSIEHLTAELMRNHTDRLIDWGPMGCQTGFYALTLGLEPEDFLPLLEATFQDILAATEVPAANEEQCGWGANHSLEAAQEAVRGFLAKRDQWETVFAG; translated from the coding sequence ATGGACAAGCACCGTATGAACGTGGAGTCCTTCAACCTCGACCACACCAAAGTGGCGGCGCCCTTCGTGCGCATTGCGGACCGCAAGCGCCTGCCGGGCGGGGACGAGCTGGTCAAGTACGACGTGCGCTTCTGCCAACCCAACCGCGAGCACCTGGAGATGCGGGCCGTGCACTCGATCGAGCACCTGACGGCCGAGCTCATGCGCAACCACACCGACCGGTTGATCGACTGGGGGCCCATGGGCTGCCAGACCGGCTTCTACGCGTTGACGCTGGGCCTGGAGCCGGAGGACTTCCTGCCGCTGCTGGAGGCGACCTTCCAGGACATCCTGGCCGCAACCGAGGTTCCGGCAGCTAATGAGGAGCAGTGTGGGTGGGGCGCCAACCACTCCCTGGAGGCGGCCCAGGAGGCGGTTCGCGGCTTCCTGGCCAAGCGCGATCAGTGGGAGACCGTGTTCGCAGGGTGA